In Nonlabens agnitus, the DNA window CGATCCAGCAGTCGGACATCGATGCTCAGAGCGTATCGAACCAGGCTACGCTACGGGAACGACACCTGATGGAGATGATGTCAGCACCTTTCGGATGACAACAGCAACCTAGAGAATGATCCAACGGATACGAATCTTCCTGAGGACAGCGAGATATCGATCATCAAGACCTCTGTGTTCAACGATGAGAACGGCGATGGCTTTGCTCAGTTGGGCGAGACGATCAGCTACAGCTTTGAGGTGACGAACAGTGGTGCTACGACCCTAACGAATGTAACGGTAACGGATCCACTACTTGATGGTGCCAACGGTACGTTGACTGGCGGTCCATCGCTACACTGGCACCAGGAGCAACGGACACGACGACCTTTAGCGGAAGCTACACGATCCAGCAGTCCGACATCGATGCGCAGAGCGTATCGAACCAGGCTACGGCTACGGGAACGACACCTGATGGAGATGATGTCAGCGACCTTTCGGATGACAACAGCAACCTGGAGAATGATCCAACGGATACGGACCTTCCGGATGACAGTGACATATTGCTGCTTAAGGAGAGCACGTTCAACGATGAGAACGGTGACGGCTTCGCACAGTTGGGCGAGACGATCAGCTACAGCTTCACTGTAACGAACACCGGAGCGACTACGTTGACGGATATCACGATCACGGATCCACTACTGGTGGCGCCTAACGGCAGCCTTACTGGCGGCCCTATCGCGAGCCTTGCACCTGGAGCGGTG includes these proteins:
- a CDS encoding DUF7507 domain-containing protein — its product is MGETISYSFTVTNTGATTLTDITITDPLLVAPNGSLTGGPIASLAPGAVDTTTFSGSYTIQQSDIDAER